The Commensalibacter nepenthis genome has a window encoding:
- the radA gene encoding DNA repair protein RadA: MAKKPVKQFVCQSCGSVYPKWTGKCEACGEWNTIEEEQVQATPLSVVEHRRGQKIVFTGLDGDSAPPLRQEVGIAELDRVLGGGLVQASVSLVGGDPGIGKSTLLLQAACALSKQGRRVLYISGEESINQIRMRANRLGLEGSEQRKNIELAACINVSDILATLETEQNITLVIIDSIQTMWLDSINGAPGTVSQVRASAFELIRLAKKKEFSLIFVGHVTKEGSLAGPRVLEHMVDAVLYFEGDRGHQFRILRAAKNRFGATDEIGVFSMTSEGLAEVSNPSALFLAERHGNIAGSAVFAGLEGTRPVLLEVQVLLAPKAGDSAPRRTVIGWDGARLNMLLAILETRCSLRFNSVDVYLNMAGGLRITEPAADLAVAAALASALTRQPTSPGSVFFGEIGLSGEVRQVPQADLRVKEAHKLGFDEVVLPKRVAKGNTKLSEPKGLRLVEIGHITDLISQFTMGE, translated from the coding sequence GTGGCAAAAAAGCCAGTTAAACAATTTGTTTGTCAAAGTTGTGGTTCGGTTTATCCCAAATGGACAGGAAAATGCGAAGCGTGTGGTGAATGGAATACGATCGAAGAAGAGCAAGTTCAAGCCACACCTTTATCCGTTGTTGAGCATCGACGTGGGCAAAAGATTGTTTTTACAGGATTAGATGGGGATAGTGCACCACCTCTTCGTCAAGAAGTTGGTATTGCAGAGCTAGATCGTGTTCTGGGCGGTGGATTAGTTCAAGCATCAGTGAGTTTGGTTGGTGGCGATCCTGGGATTGGTAAATCGACTTTGTTATTGCAAGCAGCTTGCGCACTATCCAAACAAGGTCGGCGTGTTCTTTATATTTCTGGTGAAGAATCCATTAATCAAATCAGAATGCGGGCTAATCGCTTGGGGTTAGAAGGCAGCGAGCAGCGCAAAAATATAGAACTGGCAGCATGTATCAATGTGTCAGATATTTTGGCAACGTTAGAGACGGAGCAAAATATTACCTTGGTTATTATTGATTCTATTCAAACGATGTGGTTGGATAGTATCAATGGTGCGCCAGGAACCGTTAGTCAAGTCAGAGCCTCTGCTTTTGAACTTATTCGTTTGGCTAAGAAAAAAGAATTTTCTTTAATTTTTGTTGGTCACGTGACCAAAGAAGGCTCTTTGGCTGGTCCAAGGGTCTTAGAACATATGGTCGATGCGGTTTTGTATTTCGAAGGGGATCGAGGGCATCAGTTCCGTATCTTGAGAGCAGCTAAAAATCGCTTTGGGGCTACGGATGAGATCGGTGTTTTTTCGATGACAAGCGAGGGTTTAGCTGAAGTTTCAAACCCATCAGCGTTATTTCTGGCTGAACGTCATGGTAATATTGCAGGATCAGCCGTTTTTGCAGGCTTGGAAGGTACCCGCCCTGTTTTATTAGAGGTTCAAGTATTACTTGCCCCTAAAGCTGGTGATTCCGCACCAAGACGCACGGTTATCGGTTGGGATGGTGCACGTTTAAATATGTTGTTGGCCATTTTAGAAACACGATGCTCTTTGCGGTTTAATAGTGTGGACGTGTATTTAAATATGGCTGGCGGACTAAGAATTACCGAACCAGCAGCTGACTTAGCTGTAGCTGCAGCATTGGCCTCAGCACTTACACGACAACCGACTTCTCCAGGTTCTGTCTTTTTCGGTGAGATTGGATTATCTGGCGAAGTTCGCCAAGTTCCTCAAGCAGATTTAAGAGTCAAAGAGGCTCATAAATTAGGGTTTGATGAGGTTGTTTTACCAAAGCGGGTTGCAAAAGGGAATACAAAATTATCTGAGCCAAAAGGTTTGCGTTTGGTTGAGATTGGACATATTACAGATTTGATTTCTCAATTCACGATGGGTGAGTAG
- a CDS encoding tetratricopeptide repeat protein yields the protein MKLTKYVLLASLSFVCLAPKSFAADTKEVNVSELTYQANQGNTKAQTALGELYKQGKEVPKDYAKYIEWYTKANAKNGSNINIQLSKMYFEGKNLPQDYIDAANKGDVKIQLLLGMLYSKGDGVPKDYKQVVKWYTKAAEQGNVDAQLLLGIIYEDGEGVPQDYAKALEWYKKAADQTNVDAQILLGSMYRYGKGVPKNSEKALEWYKKVVEQGYQEIQHMIEVMPKE from the coding sequence ATGAAATTAACTAAATATGTCTTGCTTGCAAGTTTGAGTTTTGTGTGTTTGGCTCCAAAATCTTTTGCTGCTGATACAAAGGAAGTAAATGTTTCCGAATTAACATATCAAGCGAATCAAGGTAATACGAAAGCACAAACTGCGCTTGGAGAGTTATATAAACAAGGTAAAGAGGTTCCTAAAGATTATGCCAAATATATAGAATGGTATACCAAAGCTAATGCAAAAAATGGGAGCAATATTAATATTCAACTTAGCAAAATGTATTTTGAAGGTAAAAACCTTCCTCAAGACTATATTGACGCTGCGAATAAAGGGGATGTAAAAATTCAGCTTCTTCTTGGGATGTTATATTCTAAAGGTGATGGTGTTCCTAAAGATTACAAACAAGTAGTCAAATGGTATACGAAAGCTGCAGAGCAAGGAAATGTTGATGCTCAGCTGTTATTAGGTATTATATATGAAGATGGTGAAGGAGTGCCACAGGATTATGCAAAAGCGTTAGAGTGGTATAAAAAGGCTGCTGACCAAACGAATGTCGATGCTCAAATATTACTAGGTAGTATGTATAGATATGGAAAAGGTGTGCCTAAAAATTCTGAAAAAGCATTAGAGTGGTATAAAAAGGTTGTTGAGCAGGGATATCAAGAGATCCAGCATATGATTGAGGTTATGCCAAAGGAATAA
- a CDS encoding methyltransferase domain-containing protein yields the protein MVSFLEKRHRSLRNGIHFGQDRCLEIGALVDPVLRRQDGNVFYADHLSTDNLKKQFSWDPDFKFDQLVDVDFVWDNHQPFKECVNGSFDYVVASHVGEHVPNLIGWIDQISQVLTPNGQLRLALPDGRYSFDMKRQTSKLSDLLAAWMKKSYCPETHLVLDFALNKVDDQLVEEMHHRYVQDFDASDLPSQFPFHEVLQWGERTLDPTHYEDVHCWVFSLNLFAKFMIVLTEHDILKVACAGWHEIDPPHSYEFMVFMTPEMDKEKRVTSWKKAYSQTKTNLVFSYSQDLEAITQLQQENIQLREELRSMYASSSWRITALLRAIVKWLRK from the coding sequence ATGGTTTCTTTTCTTGAAAAACGACATCGCAGTTTGCGCAATGGAATTCATTTTGGTCAGGATCGTTGTCTTGAAATTGGAGCTTTGGTTGATCCTGTATTACGTCGTCAAGATGGCAATGTATTTTATGCGGATCATTTATCCACAGATAATTTAAAAAAACAGTTTTCTTGGGATCCAGATTTTAAATTTGATCAATTAGTAGACGTTGATTTTGTTTGGGATAATCATCAACCTTTCAAAGAATGTGTGAATGGTTCTTTTGATTATGTTGTGGCATCTCATGTGGGTGAACACGTGCCTAATTTGATCGGATGGATCGATCAAATCAGTCAAGTTTTAACGCCTAATGGGCAATTACGTTTGGCTTTGCCAGACGGTCGTTATTCATTCGATATGAAAAGACAAACAAGCAAACTTTCAGATTTGCTGGCAGCATGGATGAAAAAATCCTATTGCCCAGAAACGCATTTGGTGTTGGATTTTGCTTTAAATAAAGTCGATGATCAGTTGGTTGAAGAAATGCATCATCGTTATGTCCAAGATTTTGATGCTTCTGATTTGCCCAGTCAGTTTCCTTTTCATGAGGTATTACAATGGGGCGAAAGAACATTAGACCCAACACATTATGAAGATGTTCATTGTTGGGTATTCTCTTTAAATTTATTTGCTAAATTTATGATTGTTTTAACTGAGCATGATATTTTAAAGGTGGCTTGTGCAGGATGGCATGAAATTGATCCGCCACATAGCTATGAATTTATGGTTTTCATGACTCCAGAAATGGACAAAGAGAAAAGAGTAACGAGTTGGAAAAAGGCATATTCCCAGACTAAAACAAATTTAGTATTCTCTTATTCACAAGATTTAGAAGCCATCACTCAATTACAACAGGAAAATATTCAACTTCGAGAAGAGTTGCGCTCTATGTATGCATCGTCATCATGGCGCATAACGGCTCTGTTACGCGCCATAGTTAAATGGTTAAGGAAGTAG
- a CDS encoding UDP-glucose dehydrogenase family protein — MIGGGYVGLVSATCFAEFGLHVNVVETNPVRLNVLKQGEIPIYEPGLDILAKNNIKANRLQFFDKIEEAIPECEAIFIAVGTPPRNGDGHADMTYVHQAALQIATHLKQYAVIVTKSTVPVGTSRRIAQIIRQKNPDLEFDVASNPEFLREGDAIKDCMNPDRVIIGIEKDKADHGKRAQGVMTRMYQPLFQRETPILFTNLESAELAKYASNCFLAMKLSYVNELADLCEQVGGNIEDITKAMGLDPRIGKYFLQPGPGFGGSCFPKDTLALIRIAQEAGTPTRMIETAAQANDARKANMSGRIIQLCGGNINNKTIAILGLTFKPNTDDMRESASLPIIHRLVDEGAIIKAFDPIGNEKAQPLLPNNVQYYNSIEEAATDADALVILTEWNEFRSLSPINLKKWMKKTLIIDLRNIYDPRVMTNEGIEYYSIGRPQKK; from the coding sequence ATGATTGGTGGAGGATATGTTGGTTTGGTTTCAGCAACATGCTTTGCTGAATTTGGATTACATGTGAATGTTGTTGAAACAAATCCTGTTCGTTTAAACGTTTTAAAGCAAGGAGAAATTCCAATATACGAACCTGGTTTGGATATATTGGCAAAGAACAATATCAAAGCCAATCGCTTGCAATTTTTTGATAAAATAGAAGAGGCTATTCCTGAATGTGAAGCCATTTTTATCGCTGTTGGAACGCCCCCGCGCAATGGCGACGGTCACGCAGATATGACCTATGTCCATCAAGCCGCATTACAAATTGCAACGCATTTAAAACAATATGCTGTCATTGTTACGAAATCTACGGTTCCCGTTGGGACAAGTCGTCGTATTGCGCAAATTATCAGACAAAAAAATCCTGATTTGGAATTTGATGTCGCCTCTAATCCCGAATTTCTAAGAGAAGGTGATGCGATCAAAGATTGCATGAATCCTGATCGTGTTATCATCGGTATTGAAAAAGATAAAGCTGATCATGGCAAACGCGCACAAGGTGTCATGACCAGAATGTATCAACCCCTGTTCCAACGTGAAACACCTATTTTATTTACAAATTTAGAAAGCGCTGAACTTGCAAAATATGCATCAAACTGTTTTCTTGCAATGAAGCTCTCTTACGTTAATGAGCTGGCTGATTTATGTGAGCAAGTCGGTGGAAATATTGAAGATATTACCAAGGCAATGGGGCTAGATCCTCGCATTGGTAAATATTTTTTACAACCAGGACCTGGATTTGGTGGATCTTGTTTTCCAAAAGATACATTAGCCCTTATTCGCATTGCCCAAGAAGCAGGCACTCCCACACGTATGATTGAAACGGCTGCCCAAGCAAATGATGCTAGAAAAGCAAATATGAGCGGACGTATTATTCAATTATGCGGTGGCAATATCAATAATAAAACCATTGCTATTTTAGGATTAACGTTTAAACCAAATACCGATGATATGCGTGAATCTGCCTCTTTACCCATTATCCATCGCCTTGTCGACGAAGGTGCGATTATCAAAGCATTCGATCCAATTGGTAATGAAAAAGCACAGCCTTTACTTCCCAATAATGTCCAATATTATAATAGTATTGAAGAAGCTGCGACGGATGCAGATGCTTTGGTTATTTTAACCGAATGGAATGAGTTTCGTTCTTTATCCCCCATAAATTTAAAGAAATGGATGAAAAAAACATTAATTATCGATTTACGCAACATCTATGATCCAAGAGTAATGACCAACGAAGGAATTGAATATTATTCGATTGGTCGACCACAAAAAAAATAA
- a CDS encoding integrase core domain-containing protein has protein sequence MNMHRKTKLTLYHREEIWRLHLQEKVTVTDLAKRFMVSRPTIYVVLRRARLQFFVPMSSTNERYKTIKYGIKRLAKIEKTLEDNLRWQVKKYNNSYPREMVHVETKRLPLLKNETKQQTREYLFVGIDDFSRELYAGIYNDKSQFSAAQFLQDDVLVQCPYMIECVYSDNGREYQGTLEHLFVKSCYTNRINQKFTKPACPQTNGKAERVIRTLMEMWHERELFVNAQDRKLKLKRFINYYNTVKPHKGIQGKTPYEVLDGYFKQNL, from the coding sequence ATGAACATGCATAGGAAAACGAAGCTTACGCTGTATCATCGAGAAGAGATATGGCGGTTACATCTTCAAGAGAAAGTCACGGTAACCGATCTGGCTAAGCGTTTTATGGTCAGCAGACCTACGATTTATGTTGTATTAAGGCGAGCTCGGTTGCAATTTTTTGTGCCGATGTCCAGCACGAATGAGCGTTATAAAACGATCAAATATGGCATTAAACGCCTTGCTAAGATTGAAAAAACACTTGAGGACAACCTCAGATGGCAAGTCAAAAAATATAACAACTCTTATCCTAGGGAGATGGTGCATGTCGAGACTAAACGGCTTCCTTTGTTGAAAAATGAGACTAAACAGCAAACTCGGGAGTATCTTTTTGTAGGTATTGATGATTTTTCTCGAGAACTCTATGCAGGGATTTACAACGATAAATCTCAGTTTAGTGCAGCTCAGTTCCTACAAGACGATGTGCTGGTTCAATGCCCTTATATGATCGAATGTGTTTACTCTGACAATGGCAGAGAATACCAAGGAACGCTTGAACATCTGTTTGTTAAATCTTGTTATACCAATCGGATTAACCAGAAATTTACCAAGCCGGCTTGCCCTCAAACCAATGGCAAAGCAGAGCGCGTCATTCGCACACTCATGGAAATGTGGCATGAGCGTGAATTGTTCGTCAATGCTCAAGATCGAAAGTTAAAGTTGAAACGTTTTATTAATTATTATAACACTGTTAAACCCCATAAAGGCATTCAAGGAAAAACACCCTATGAGGTCTTAGATGGTTATTTTAAACAAAATCTGTAA
- a CDS encoding MlaE family ABC transporter permease, with protein MWVALLGRMVLSGIQEAGTLALFALQGIINIFSPPFYWRIFVGSMINIGYLSLPVVALTALFSGGVIALQSYTGMAQYHVDSAIAGIVVLAVTRELGPVLAGLMVAGRVGAAMAAEIGTMQVTNQIDALRTLSTNPIKYLVAPRLLAATIALPFLVIIADILGVLGGFTVSIMKLGFTPQGYIMATFNTVKPMDITIGLVKAGVFGFLIALMGCYHGYRSKGGAQGVGASTTAAVVAASILLLVFDYLLTDIFFSK; from the coding sequence ATGTGGGTTGCTTTATTAGGGCGCATGGTTTTAAGCGGCATCCAAGAAGCGGGTACTTTGGCGTTATTTGCGTTACAAGGTATTATCAATATTTTTTCCCCTCCATTTTATTGGCGCATTTTTGTCGGCAGCATGATTAATATTGGGTATTTATCTTTACCTGTCGTGGCATTGACCGCACTTTTTTCAGGAGGGGTTATTGCGTTACAATCTTATACTGGTATGGCGCAATATCATGTGGATAGTGCGATTGCCGGTATTGTTGTTTTGGCAGTGACTCGTGAGCTGGGACCGGTTTTGGCTGGATTGATGGTGGCTGGACGGGTTGGTGCTGCAATGGCTGCTGAAATTGGCACGATGCAAGTGACGAATCAGATCGATGCTTTGCGAACTTTATCTACAAACCCGATTAAATATTTAGTCGCACCTCGTTTATTAGCAGCAACCATTGCGTTACCTTTTTTGGTGATTATAGCGGATATTTTAGGTGTTTTGGGTGGGTTTACGGTTTCGATTATGAAACTAGGATTTACGCCACAAGGGTATATTATGGCAACGTTTAACACTGTTAAACCAATGGATATTACGATTGGATTGGTTAAAGCAGGTGTGTTTGGCTTTTTAATCGCGTTAATGGGGTGCTATCATGGATATCGCAGTAAAGGTGGCGCACAAGGTGTGGGAGCCTCCACAACCGCTGCTGTAGTCGCGGCATCGATTTTACTCTTGGTTTTTGATTATTTATTGACGGATATTTTCTTTTCAAAATGA
- a CDS encoding trimeric intracellular cation channel family protein: MNYDFFHYVDLIGTLAFAISGALAAINRNLDIFGVFVISFITACGGGVIRDICIGSFPPAGLINLEYLIIVILSVFLCGFFQKLLLRLNHPTLFFDAIGLGFFASFGAHKTYFFTGNSELAILLGIVTAVGGGILRDTLTTTIPSVLTKEIYASAAIVGAVIQLLGENNIINPALAPWLAILICSSIRLLSLKFKWNLPSIKQVQ; this comes from the coding sequence ATGAATTATGATTTTTTTCATTATGTTGATTTGATTGGCACGCTTGCCTTTGCAATCAGTGGTGCTTTGGCTGCTATTAACCGTAATTTAGATATTTTTGGCGTTTTTGTTATCTCTTTTATTACTGCCTGTGGGGGGGGGGTGATCCGTGATATTTGCATTGGCTCCTTTCCCCCTGCTGGATTAATTAATCTAGAATATCTCATCATTGTAATTTTATCGGTTTTTCTATGTGGTTTCTTTCAAAAATTACTATTGAGACTTAATCATCCTACCTTGTTTTTTGATGCCATAGGTTTGGGTTTTTTTGCGTCTTTTGGTGCACATAAAACCTATTTCTTTACTGGCAATAGTGAGCTAGCAATTCTACTAGGTATTGTAACCGCTGTAGGCGGAGGAATCCTCAGAGATACATTAACAACAACCATTCCCTCTGTGTTGACCAAAGAAATCTATGCCTCTGCCGCTATTGTTGGTGCTGTTATTCAATTATTGGGTGAAAACAATATCATTAACCCCGCATTAGCGCCATGGTTGGCCATTCTAATTTGCAGTTCTATTCGATTGCTCTCTTTGAAATTTAAATGGAATTTACCATCAATTAAACAAGTTCAATAA
- a CDS encoding ribokinase, protein MNYILVIGSLNADLETDVDRFPQPGETLLGGPLHVSCGGKGNNQAVAAAKLGANVTMLGALGKDNFGDMLFQNLKANHINTDHILIRTNKPSATALITRSQNENHIIVTDGANNTITPNDIIAATDLIKKNDIILLQQEIPLDTQIKTIEIAHQYNKIIVLNPAPMRPLPKEVTEKVSYLLPNEHEIIALGSNPSDTPENIILNSTTPIIMTWGSKGVLYKNNHQQLHHLPAYSVPVVDSTGAGDTFCGAFCCFIHLGLEIALRKSLQASALSVTRAGAQGGMPTLQELESSDLY, encoded by the coding sequence ATGAATTATATCTTGGTTATTGGCAGTTTAAATGCAGACTTAGAAACCGATGTAGATCGTTTCCCACAACCTGGTGAAACATTACTAGGTGGACCTTTACATGTCAGTTGTGGAGGGAAAGGAAATAACCAAGCAGTTGCCGCTGCCAAACTTGGAGCCAACGTGACTATGTTGGGAGCATTAGGTAAAGATAATTTTGGAGATATGTTATTCCAAAACCTAAAAGCAAACCATATTAATACAGATCATATTCTTATTCGAACAAACAAACCCTCTGCAACCGCGCTTATTACACGATCACAAAACGAAAACCATATTATTGTCACTGATGGTGCCAATAATACGATCACTCCTAATGATATTATTGCTGCTACAGATTTAATCAAAAAAAATGATATTATTTTGTTACAACAAGAGATCCCTTTAGATACACAAATCAAAACCATTGAAATTGCGCATCAATACAATAAAATTATTGTTCTTAACCCCGCCCCTATGCGCCCTTTACCCAAAGAAGTCACAGAAAAAGTCAGTTATCTCCTTCCCAATGAACATGAAATCATTGCCCTAGGAAGCAATCCATCTGATACCCCAGAAAATATTATTCTCAATTCTACAACACCAATTATCATGACATGGGGTAGCAAAGGCGTATTATACAAAAATAACCATCAACAATTACACCATTTACCAGCTTACTCTGTTCCAGTTGTTGATAGTACTGGGGCTGGAGATACATTTTGTGGTGCTTTTTGTTGTTTTATACATCTAGGATTGGAAATCGCCTTAAGAAAATCATTGCAAGCTTCTGCCTTATCTGTCACACGTGCTGGAGCTCAAGGGGGAATGCCAACATTACAAGAGTTGGAAAGCTCTGATCTATATTAA
- a CDS encoding NAD-dependent succinate-semialdehyde dehydrogenase, producing MAYKTVNPFNNKEVKSFTSLTEQEVTAKIDQADACYKEWRKTDFATRRAVMKKAATIMRENKAKFAALVTLEMGKLISDAEGEVDLTADIFDYYADNAEEFLAPEILKPKDGRKAYVEHDSIGIILCVEPWNFPYYQLVRVAATNLMAGNVVMVKHASIVPQCAEAFEKLMLDAGAPKGAYTNLFVDSKHIAAIIHDRRIRGVAVTGSEKAGASVAGEAGKALKKSTMELGGSDAFIVLEDADLDKACEWGLWGRMNNTGQCCVAAKRFIVVESVADKLLKQMTECFSKLKVGDPMDRSTTLGPLSSEAAAQEIAELTETAIKHGAKAVIGGKRPDMPGAFMEATILTNITKENPVFYKEFFGPVAMFFTVPDEKAAIELANDSDFGLGGTVFSKDIERAKKVASQIDTGMVFINRPTWTSPDLPFGGVKHSGYGRELSKEGILEFVNRKLIYIEN from the coding sequence ATGGCTTACAAAACGGTTAATCCTTTTAATAATAAAGAAGTAAAATCATTTACCTCATTAACAGAACAAGAAGTTACTGCAAAAATTGATCAAGCAGATGCTTGTTATAAAGAATGGCGTAAAACAGATTTTGCTACACGCCGTGCAGTGATGAAAAAAGCTGCAACAATTATGCGTGAAAATAAAGCAAAATTTGCAGCTCTTGTGACTTTGGAAATGGGTAAATTAATTTCTGATGCAGAAGGTGAAGTCGATTTAACAGCTGATATTTTTGATTATTATGCTGATAACGCAGAAGAATTCCTTGCTCCTGAAATTTTAAAACCAAAAGATGGTCGCAAAGCGTATGTTGAACATGATTCCATCGGAATCATTTTGTGCGTTGAGCCTTGGAACTTTCCATATTACCAATTAGTACGTGTTGCAGCAACCAACCTGATGGCTGGTAATGTTGTTATGGTAAAACATGCGTCTATCGTTCCGCAATGTGCTGAAGCATTTGAAAAATTAATGTTGGATGCTGGCGCACCAAAAGGTGCTTATACGAATTTATTTGTAGATTCAAAGCATATTGCTGCAATTATTCACGATCGCCGTATTCGTGGTGTGGCTGTTACAGGCAGTGAAAAAGCTGGCGCTTCTGTTGCTGGTGAAGCGGGTAAAGCATTGAAAAAATCTACTATGGAATTAGGTGGCAGTGATGCTTTCATCGTTCTAGAAGATGCAGATTTAGACAAAGCTTGTGAATGGGGTCTATGGGGGCGTATGAACAACACAGGGCAATGCTGTGTTGCTGCTAAACGTTTCATTGTTGTTGAATCTGTTGCTGATAAATTATTAAAACAAATGACAGAATGTTTTTCTAAGTTAAAAGTAGGGGATCCAATGGATCGCAGCACAACATTAGGACCGTTGTCTTCTGAAGCTGCTGCACAAGAAATTGCTGAATTAACTGAAACAGCGATTAAACATGGTGCAAAAGCTGTTATTGGTGGTAAACGCCCAGATATGCCAGGCGCATTTATGGAAGCAACCATTTTAACAAATATTACCAAAGAAAACCCTGTATTTTATAAAGAATTCTTTGGTCCAGTAGCAATGTTCTTTACTGTTCCTGATGAAAAAGCTGCGATTGAGCTTGCAAATGATTCAGACTTCGGTCTAGGCGGCACTGTGTTCTCTAAAGATATTGAACGTGCGAAAAAAGTTGCTAGCCAAATTGATACAGGAATGGTGTTTATTAACCGTCCAACATGGACAAGTCCTGACTTGCCATTTGGTGGCGTAAAGCATTCTGGTTATGGTCGTGAACTTTCTAAAGAAGGTATCTTAGAATTCGTAAATCGTAAATTGATTTATATTGAAAACTAA
- a CDS encoding DDE-type integrase/transposase/recombinase, producing the protein MDKNGTAIDFLLTAKRNIKAAQRFFRKAFKKDGLFAPTHIGTDKALPFPKTIQTMKNEHILPNHCVHETKKSLQQGIENDHFRVKRMIPKNGCFQSFHTARKTLKGYEAILWIKKGLGFKGKWTINEQVKLIKNLFGLNNNIFV; encoded by the coding sequence ATTGATAAGAATGGAACTGCTATTGATTTCTTATTAACAGCTAAAAGAAATATCAAAGCAGCACAACGTTTCTTTAGAAAGGCGTTTAAAAAAGATGGTCTATTCGCTCCAACCCATATTGGAACAGATAAAGCATTACCGTTTCCAAAAACCATACAGACCATGAAGAATGAGCATATCCTTCCCAATCACTGCGTTCATGAAACCAAGAAATCTTTACAACAGGGAATAGAAAATGATCATTTTAGAGTAAAGAGAATGATCCCAAAGAATGGCTGTTTTCAATCTTTTCATACAGCAAGAAAAACACTCAAAGGATATGAGGCCATTCTCTGGATTAAAAAAGGACTGGGTTTTAAAGGAAAATGGACAATCAACGAACAAGTAAAGCTCATTAAAAATTTATTCGGTTTAAATAATAATATATTCGTCTAA
- a CDS encoding ABC transporter ATP-binding protein gives MTQTVPKIRIRNLSKSFGSNHVLRDVSMDVEAGTSFVIIGGSGSGKSVLLRCILGLMVPDSGIIEIDGQNIFDLSSAQRNETLQQMGMLFQNAALFDSLPIWQNVAFALLCGHRKNKPKVSRHEAYETACKMLELVGLDPDIVAYLYPDELSGGMQKRVGLARAIASKPEIIFFDEPTTGLDPIMGAVIDELIKSCVDQLGSTAVAITHDMASAQRIGDHAAMLYKGELIWQGRAKDLLMTDNPYVHQFTHGLRQGPIKVETKVK, from the coding sequence ATGACCCAAACTGTTCCCAAAATACGCATTCGTAATTTATCTAAATCCTTTGGCAGCAATCATGTATTGCGTGATGTTAGTATGGATGTCGAAGCAGGCACATCTTTTGTCATTATTGGTGGGTCTGGAAGTGGAAAGTCTGTTTTATTGCGTTGTATTTTGGGATTAATGGTTCCAGATAGTGGCATTATTGAAATCGACGGACAAAATATTTTTGATTTATCCTCTGCCCAGCGTAACGAGACATTGCAACAAATGGGGATGTTGTTTCAAAATGCTGCATTATTTGATAGTTTACCAATTTGGCAGAATGTAGCATTTGCTTTGTTATGTGGCCATCGCAAGAATAAACCCAAAGTCAGTCGTCACGAAGCGTATGAAACCGCTTGTAAAATGTTAGAATTGGTCGGGTTAGACCCCGATATCGTTGCATATTTATATCCCGATGAGTTGTCAGGCGGGATGCAAAAACGTGTCGGTTTAGCCAGAGCGATTGCTTCAAAACCAGAAATTATTTTCTTTGACGAACCGACAACAGGACTAGACCCTATTATGGGGGCTGTCATTGATGAGTTGATTAAAAGTTGTGTGGATCAATTAGGATCCACAGCAGTTGCAATCACACATGATATGGCTTCTGCACAACGTATCGGGGATCATGCGGCGATGTTATATAAAGGTGAGTTAATTTGGCAAGGAAGAGCCAAAGATTTGCTAATGACTGACAATCCTTATGTGCATCAGTTTACTCACGGTTTGCGTCAAGGCCCGATTAAAGTTGAAACAAAAGTAAAATAG